In Xanthomonas theicola, a single genomic region encodes these proteins:
- a CDS encoding TonB-dependent receptor — translation MSFGHYRPAVGRNRDARRHPLKVSLLALALSGAANLACVDRVHAQSTTAGIYGSVPPGENLSILVQSDTGLSRTVQVDASGRYSIGSLPVGTYTVTLQRGGQALEARKGVTLRVNSGTDVSFGGADATTLETVTVTGGGIARVDISTVDARTVVTAEQLARLPLGRSAESIALLAPGVVQGSGYFGNTVSFGGAGISENAYYINGYGTGNPLTNLGGVGLPYGAIDQQEIYTGGYSARYGRSTGGIISQVGKRGTNAWHFGGQMLWRPAALASENRNVFYPDTAPPPGYNYTDATRPGTLYRSRKNDKAWKTVYSAYAGGPLIEDTLFLFLSAEQEKSEGTSTNAINSAILGRGHYATDEPKVYAKVDWNINDSNILELTGIKSNYRDGGTYNAFDYKTLTEGGRIAALPDTVKVNDRYYIGKYTSYITDQLTFSATYGKSQRDNQRDNPSTAPFISGAANQDPSITGGTPIRNNQTSTQARDGESKTHGLRIDLEYVLGDHTLTAGVDNMYFNADNEGVITTGPGYVWTYARSARPNAPISSALGVGAPRGNGYYAYRTVFTTATSMSVKQNAYFVEDKWQIDDTLLLSLGIRNDTFTNANSAGETYVESGDQWAPRLGLSWDVFGDSSFKVYGNLGRYFLALPNSVAIRGASPATFTREYFTYTGIDAQGNATGLTPLGPGPVSSNGEFGQAPDAKGIAARDLKSMYQDEFMLGFDKTLGSDWVTGAKFTYRNLGAAIDDVCDPARMEDKLTALGIDPSSVDIPGCIIFNPGETNTFSLANVDGSGRTSLRMTKADWGFDKDAKRKYLALDLYLQHPFDGTWEGRIDYTVSHSFGNTEGQVKSDIGQSDVSKTQDWDAAALMRYAGGDLANDRRHQIKLYGSYRIAPEWMASASVRILSGTPKSCLGYFSANGTDEDSTAGDPVGYGASYHSCNGQASRPGDAGRTPWTRIVDLGLSYRPAFADDKLSFNLQVFNLFNERKPVQVNSTWEDSPYTLSNTYNMGLFYTAPRYAQVSVSYDY, via the coding sequence ATGAGCTTCGGTCACTATCGGCCTGCCGTGGGGCGCAACCGCGATGCCCGCCGCCACCCTCTCAAGGTCAGCCTGTTGGCACTCGCGTTGTCGGGCGCGGCCAACCTCGCCTGCGTCGACCGCGTCCACGCACAAAGCACCACCGCCGGCATCTACGGCTCGGTTCCCCCGGGCGAGAACCTGAGCATCCTGGTCCAGAGCGACACCGGCCTGAGCCGCACCGTGCAGGTGGACGCGAGCGGCCGCTACAGCATCGGTTCCCTGCCGGTGGGGACCTATACCGTCACCCTGCAGCGCGGCGGCCAGGCGCTGGAGGCCCGCAAGGGCGTCACCCTCCGCGTGAATTCGGGAACCGACGTCTCGTTCGGTGGCGCGGACGCCACCACCCTGGAAACGGTCACGGTCACCGGCGGCGGCATCGCGCGGGTGGATATCTCCACCGTGGATGCGCGCACCGTGGTCACCGCCGAGCAGCTGGCACGCCTGCCGCTGGGGCGTTCGGCCGAATCGATCGCGCTGCTGGCGCCCGGCGTCGTTCAAGGCAGCGGCTACTTCGGCAACACGGTGTCGTTCGGCGGCGCGGGCATCTCCGAAAACGCCTACTACATCAACGGTTACGGCACGGGCAATCCCCTGACCAACCTGGGCGGCGTCGGCCTTCCCTACGGCGCGATCGACCAGCAGGAGATCTATACCGGCGGCTACAGCGCCCGCTACGGACGCTCCACCGGCGGCATCATCAGCCAGGTGGGCAAGCGCGGCACCAACGCATGGCACTTCGGTGGCCAGATGCTGTGGCGGCCGGCGGCGCTGGCCAGCGAAAACAGGAACGTCTTCTATCCGGATACCGCGCCGCCCCCCGGTTACAACTACACCGACGCGACGCGGCCCGGCACCCTCTACCGCAGCCGCAAGAACGACAAGGCGTGGAAGACGGTGTACAGCGCCTACGCGGGCGGCCCACTGATCGAGGACACGCTGTTCCTGTTCCTGTCGGCGGAACAGGAAAAGAGCGAAGGTACGTCCACCAACGCCATCAATTCCGCCATCCTCGGCCGCGGACATTACGCAACCGACGAACCCAAGGTCTACGCCAAGGTCGATTGGAACATCAACGACAGCAACATCCTGGAACTGACCGGGATCAAGAGCAACTACCGCGATGGCGGCACCTACAACGCGTTCGACTACAAAACGCTGACCGAAGGCGGCCGGATCGCCGCGCTGCCGGACACGGTCAAGGTCAACGATCGCTACTACATCGGCAAGTACACCAGCTACATCACCGACCAACTGACGTTCAGCGCCACCTACGGCAAGAGCCAGCGGGACAACCAGCGCGACAATCCCAGCACCGCGCCGTTCATCTCCGGCGCAGCCAATCAGGATCCCTCCATCACCGGCGGCACTCCCATCCGCAACAACCAGACCTCCACCCAGGCCCGCGACGGCGAGAGCAAGACCCACGGCCTGCGCATCGACCTGGAGTACGTGCTGGGCGACCACACCCTGACCGCGGGTGTGGACAACATGTATTTCAACGCCGACAACGAAGGCGTCATCACCACCGGCCCGGGCTATGTCTGGACATACGCACGCTCGGCGCGGCCGAACGCGCCCATCAGTTCCGCGCTCGGCGTAGGCGCTCCGCGTGGCAATGGTTACTACGCGTACCGCACGGTCTTCACCACGGCGACGTCGATGTCCGTGAAGCAGAACGCGTATTTCGTCGAGGACAAATGGCAGATCGACGACACGCTGCTGCTGTCGCTGGGCATTCGCAACGACACGTTCACCAACGCCAACAGTGCCGGGGAGACCTATGTCGAGAGCGGCGACCAGTGGGCGCCGCGACTGGGCCTGAGCTGGGACGTGTTCGGCGATTCCTCGTTCAAGGTGTACGGCAACCTGGGGCGCTACTTCCTGGCGTTGCCCAACAGCGTGGCGATCCGCGGCGCCTCGCCTGCGACCTTCACCCGCGAATACTTCACCTACACCGGCATCGACGCCCAGGGCAACGCGACCGGCCTGACCCCGCTCGGACCGGGTCCGGTGTCCTCGAATGGCGAATTCGGCCAGGCGCCGGACGCAAAAGGCATCGCCGCGCGCGATCTGAAGTCGATGTACCAGGACGAATTCATGCTCGGCTTCGACAAGACCCTGGGCAGCGACTGGGTGACGGGCGCGAAATTCACCTACCGCAACCTGGGCGCCGCGATCGACGACGTCTGCGATCCAGCGCGCATGGAAGACAAACTGACCGCCCTCGGCATCGATCCGTCCAGCGTCGACATCCCGGGCTGCATCATCTTCAATCCCGGCGAGACCAATACATTCAGCCTGGCCAACGTCGATGGCTCCGGCCGCACCTCGCTGCGCATGACCAAGGCCGACTGGGGCTTCGACAAGGACGCCAAGCGCAAGTATCTGGCCCTGGACCTGTACCTGCAGCACCCGTTCGACGGCACGTGGGAAGGCCGCATCGACTACACCGTGTCGCACAGCTTCGGCAACACCGAAGGCCAGGTCAAATCCGACATCGGTCAGAGCGACGTGTCCAAGACCCAGGACTGGGACGCGGCGGCGCTGATGCGGTATGCGGGCGGCGACCTGGCCAACGATCGCCGCCACCAGATCAAGCTCTACGGCAGCTACCGGATCGCTCCGGAATGGATGGCCTCGGCCAGCGTGCGCATCCTGTCCGGCACGCCGAAGTCCTGCCTGGGCTACTTCAGCGCGAACGGCACCGACGAGGACTCCACCGCCGGCGACCCGGTGGGATATGGCGCGTCCTACCACAGCTGCAACGGCCAGGCATCCCGTCCAGGCGACGCGGGACGCACCCCATGGACCAGGATCGTCGACCTGGGCCTGTCCTACCGTCCCGCATTCGCGGACGACAAGCTGTCCTTCAACCTGCAGGTATTCAACCTCTTCAACGAGCGCAAGCCGGTGCAGGTGAATTCGACCTGGGAGGATTCGCCCTACACCCTGTCCAACACCTACAACATGGGACTCTTCTACACCGCGCCCCGGTACGCCCAGGTTTCGGTGTCCTACGACTACTGA
- a CDS encoding SIMPL domain-containing protein produces the protein MRALSVRPLLLALTLALGGTMTAHAQTAAPAYAVPADGTLLNIAAQAEAKRAPDVATLSAGVVTQASDGAAAMRQNAEQMTKVLAAVRAAGIADRDVQTSGVSLNPQYKYADNQAPQITGYQASNTVNLKVRDVAKLGKVLDALAAQGANQINGPTFEIDDPEPLYEQARGDALKKAQVRAQAYAKSLSLRVRRIVSISEGGGGVRPVPMMRAMAMKAEMDTPVAAGQSSVSINLDVVFELGK, from the coding sequence ATGCGTGCCCTATCCGTCCGTCCGCTGCTGCTGGCCCTGACCCTCGCCCTAGGAGGCACGATGACCGCCCATGCCCAAACCGCCGCGCCGGCCTACGCCGTGCCGGCCGACGGCACCCTGCTCAACATCGCCGCGCAGGCCGAGGCCAAGCGTGCGCCGGACGTGGCGACGCTGTCGGCAGGCGTGGTCACCCAGGCCAGCGACGGCGCCGCCGCGATGCGCCAGAACGCCGAGCAGATGACCAAGGTGCTGGCCGCGGTCCGCGCCGCCGGCATCGCCGACAGGGACGTGCAGACCAGCGGCGTCAGCCTCAACCCGCAGTACAAGTACGCAGACAACCAGGCGCCGCAGATCACCGGCTACCAGGCCAGCAATACGGTCAACCTGAAGGTGCGCGACGTCGCCAAGCTCGGCAAGGTGCTGGACGCGCTGGCCGCACAGGGCGCCAACCAGATCAACGGCCCCACCTTCGAGATCGACGATCCGGAACCACTGTACGAGCAGGCCCGCGGCGATGCGCTGAAGAAGGCCCAGGTCCGCGCGCAGGCCTACGCCAAGTCACTGAGCCTGCGCGTGCGCCGCATCGTCAGCATCTCCGAGGGCGGCGGCGGCGTGCGCCCGGTGCCGATGATGCGCGCGATGGCGATGAAGGCGGAGATGGACACCCCGGTCGCGGCCGGGCAGAGCAGCGTGTCGATCAACCTGGACGTGGTGTTCGAACTGGGCAAATAG
- a CDS encoding Maf family nucleotide pyrophosphatase, whose protein sequence is MLYLASRSPRRNELLTRLGVPFRVLDLEVPEVRAADEMAYAYVRRVALDKARAGMAQLAAAAGALVLGADTEVMLDGRVFGKPADAAAAAAMLAALSGRVHEVITAVALVAAAREQVVLVPTQVSFAVLSARDIADYVASGEPMGCAGAYAIQGGAERFVSRLDGSYSGVTGLPLHQTSQLLRAFGVL, encoded by the coding sequence ATGCTGTACCTGGCTTCCCGTTCTCCCCGCAGAAACGAACTGCTGACGCGCCTGGGCGTGCCGTTTCGGGTCCTCGATCTCGAGGTGCCGGAGGTGCGCGCGGCCGACGAAATGGCGTACGCCTATGTGCGCCGGGTGGCGCTGGACAAGGCCCGCGCGGGCATGGCGCAGCTGGCTGCCGCGGCGGGTGCGCTGGTGCTCGGCGCCGATACCGAGGTGATGCTGGACGGCCGCGTGTTCGGCAAGCCGGCCGACGCCGCCGCGGCGGCGGCGATGCTGGCGGCGCTGTCCGGGCGTGTGCACGAGGTGATCACCGCGGTGGCGCTGGTCGCGGCCGCGCGCGAGCAAGTGGTGCTGGTGCCGACCCAGGTCAGCTTCGCCGTCCTGTCCGCGCGGGACATCGCCGACTACGTGGCCAGCGGCGAACCGATGGGGTGCGCCGGCGCGTATGCGATCCAGGGCGGCGCCGAGCGTTTCGTCAGTCGCCTGGACGGCAGCTATTCCGGGGTGACGGGCCTGCCTCTCCACCAGACTTCCCAATTGCTGCGCGCCTTCGGAGTGCTTTGA
- the rng gene encoding ribonuclease G, with protein MSQEILVNVTPRETRVAVIENGMLQELHIERGWRRGVVGNIYKGRVQRVMPGMQAAFVEVGLERAAFLHANDVVRPAPVANGDTEEATPLPVSAAVPIVELLRDGQDIVVQVVKDPIGSKGARLTTQISIPSRYLVLLPQSRVIGVSARIEDEAERLRLKTLVADLAASHGGFGYIVRTNAEGQPAEALAEDVAYLSRVWNVVERRGRDGAPASIIYEDLSLPLRAVRDLIRKDVEKVKVDSHETFERLQAFVAKYMPVLAERLELYTGDRPIFDLYGVEDEIARALDKQVPLKSGGYLVIDQTEAMTTIDVNTGSFLGQRNLEETVFRTNLEAAQAVARQLRLRNLGGIIIIDFIDMGDAEHRRQVLRTLEKALLRDHAKTTVYEFSPLGLVEMTRKRTVESLERQLSEPCPECGGRGSIKTAETVTYEIFREITRAVRQFDAARLLVIASSKVVARITDEESSAVAELEEFLGKSIRFQADEQYLQEQFDVVLL; from the coding sequence ATGTCGCAGGAGATCCTGGTCAACGTCACACCGCGCGAGACCCGGGTGGCCGTCATCGAGAACGGCATGCTGCAGGAGCTGCACATCGAGCGCGGCTGGCGCCGCGGGGTGGTGGGCAACATCTACAAGGGCCGGGTGCAGCGGGTCATGCCGGGGATGCAGGCGGCATTCGTCGAAGTCGGGCTGGAACGCGCCGCGTTCCTGCACGCCAACGACGTGGTGCGCCCGGCGCCGGTGGCCAACGGCGACACCGAGGAGGCGACGCCGCTGCCGGTCTCGGCCGCGGTGCCGATCGTGGAACTGCTGCGCGACGGCCAGGACATCGTGGTGCAGGTGGTCAAGGATCCGATCGGCAGCAAGGGCGCACGGCTGACCACGCAGATCAGCATCCCCTCGCGCTATCTGGTGCTGCTGCCGCAGTCGCGGGTGATCGGGGTGTCGGCGCGGATCGAGGACGAGGCCGAGCGGCTGCGCCTGAAGACGCTGGTGGCCGACCTCGCCGCCAGCCACGGCGGCTTCGGCTACATCGTCCGCACCAATGCCGAGGGCCAGCCGGCCGAGGCGCTGGCCGAGGACGTCGCCTACCTGTCGCGGGTCTGGAACGTGGTCGAGCGGCGCGGCCGCGACGGCGCTCCGGCCAGCATCATCTACGAGGACTTGAGCCTGCCGCTGCGCGCGGTGCGCGACCTGATCCGCAAGGACGTGGAGAAGGTCAAGGTCGATTCGCACGAGACCTTCGAACGGCTGCAGGCGTTCGTGGCCAAGTACATGCCGGTGCTGGCCGAGCGCCTGGAGCTGTATACCGGCGACCGCCCGATCTTCGACCTGTATGGGGTCGAGGACGAGATCGCGCGCGCGCTGGACAAGCAGGTGCCGCTGAAGTCCGGCGGCTACCTGGTCATCGACCAGACCGAGGCGATGACTACCATCGACGTCAACACCGGCTCGTTCCTGGGCCAGCGCAACCTGGAGGAAACGGTATTCCGCACCAACCTGGAGGCGGCGCAGGCAGTGGCGCGGCAGCTGCGGCTGCGCAACCTGGGCGGCATCATCATCATCGACTTCATCGACATGGGCGACGCCGAGCATCGCCGCCAGGTGCTGCGCACGTTGGAGAAGGCCTTGTTGCGCGATCACGCCAAGACCACGGTGTACGAGTTCTCGCCGCTGGGCCTGGTGGAAATGACCCGCAAGCGCACCGTCGAGAGCCTGGAGCGGCAGCTGTCCGAGCCGTGCCCGGAATGCGGCGGGCGCGGTTCGATCAAGACCGCCGAGACCGTCACCTACGAGATCTTCCGCGAGATCACCCGCGCGGTGCGCCAGTTCGACGCGGCGCGGCTGCTGGTGATCGCCTCGAGCAAGGTGGTGGCGCGGATCACCGACGAGGAATCCTCGGCGGTGGCCGAGCTGGAGGAATTCCTCGGCAAGAGCATCCGCTTCCAGGCCGATGAGCAATACCTGCAGGAACAGTTCGACGTGGTGTTGTTGTGA
- a CDS encoding YhdP family protein — MPPPLRRRLRLARRCAFYAVAIGLVCVALLVGVLSQALPLVERHPQQVQAWLSERAGRPIRFDRVETAWTRRGPLLRLDGLRIGAGDGVRIGQAEVLVSMYAGVLPGRSFTELRLRGLALTLLRGADGSWSVQGLLPTAQGGDPLDALQGLGELQVIDGRLAVYAPDLGADAQLPKIDLRLRVDGDRLRVGAQGWVDRQQPPLTAMLDLDRRRGDGQAYVAARPAELAGWAGLLHVAGIRIEGGAGEVQGWAQLQRHRIVGVSVEATLRDLRLSGAALAAGGARPQTAFTTLRTAARWRQIDGGWRLDAPRLQIGQAGQPLQRLDGLTVAGGRRFALLGERLDAAPLLAVAALDERLPPRLRAWLYAARPRLQLTQVALTGSAGGPLYARGRLAELAFAPVGQAPGVSGLRGRFDGDAQGAELALDAASPVRLDWPSGFGVVHEIRLAGRIVAFRDGDQVRVATPALRVQGADYGADLRGGLRFQSDGSRPWIDLAADLQDAPVVAAKKFWVHSKMSKAATDWLDAALQGGRLRDGHVLVSGDLEQWPFVDRNGRFEASARLEDAKVRFQREWPAVEKVDAGVVFLGNGFEVHGRGEMGGVPVERLSATLPDYRQGQLGVLASSRAETGKLLAMLRESPLRKRYGDTLDALSASGPAEVSFDLLQPLRADVGGHHLRGRIELLGARIVDSRSDVAFDDVRGSADYRDTGFEAPKLAVLQDGHPGELALRAGDGVSDPQQAFEAALSVSVDADELLDRAPEMAWLKPYVQGRSRWNIGVALPKTAAGVAQPPTRLQLHSDLVGTELLLPAPMDKGVAAPLATSVAMPLPVGSGRIEVAFGKLMALVARSQNGKTGVKVVMGSDHVAEDPPGSGLVVSGRTGSLNAIDWIGLVSGPDPNKSTAPGAEDPMPLRQIDVLADHLLLLGGVFDNTRLRLQPQADTVAVHLDGPALAGELSVPSKDGGVLGGRLARVHWRAALAAAPAAVAASAADAATASAPAVAAAAVRPLAEAIDPASIPALALDVDDLRFGAMNLGVASLRTRKLADGLRVDQLHLRSDKQKIDISGDWRGKGATARTQLIASVDSQDLGALMQDLDYGGQLRGGDGTLTLRAAWPGDPAGFQLATLQGQLDVAARNGQLLELNPGAGRVLGLLSVAQLPRRLMLDFRDFFSKGFAFNRIDGQVQFGDGVARSDAMLIDGPAAEIKVRGQADLRAQQFDQTIDVNPKSGNLLTVVGAVAGGPVGAAVGAAANAVLGKPLGAIGARTYRVTGPWKDPKVEVIERESSRPPAPSAAAGSP; from the coding sequence ATGCCCCCCCCCCTGCGCCGCCGCCTGCGCCTGGCCCGCCGTTGCGCGTTCTATGCGGTGGCGATCGGGCTGGTGTGCGTGGCGTTGCTGGTCGGGGTGCTGAGCCAGGCGCTGCCGTTGGTGGAGCGGCATCCGCAGCAGGTCCAGGCGTGGCTCAGCGAGCGCGCCGGGCGGCCAATCCGGTTCGACCGGGTCGAAACCGCCTGGACCCGGCGCGGTCCGTTGCTGCGCCTGGACGGCCTGCGCATCGGCGCCGGCGACGGGGTACGCATCGGCCAGGCCGAAGTGCTGGTGTCGATGTACGCGGGGGTGCTGCCGGGCCGTTCGTTCACCGAACTGCGCCTGCGCGGGTTGGCGCTGACCCTGTTGCGCGGCGCCGACGGCAGCTGGTCGGTGCAGGGCCTGCTGCCCACCGCACAGGGCGGCGATCCGCTCGACGCGCTGCAGGGTCTGGGCGAGTTGCAGGTCATCGACGGCCGGCTCGCGGTGTATGCGCCCGACCTGGGCGCGGATGCGCAGTTGCCGAAGATCGACCTGCGCCTGCGCGTGGACGGCGACCGCCTGCGCGTCGGCGCGCAGGGCTGGGTCGACCGGCAGCAGCCTCCACTCACCGCGATGCTCGACCTGGACCGCCGGCGCGGTGATGGCCAGGCCTACGTGGCCGCACGCCCGGCCGAACTGGCCGGCTGGGCGGGACTGCTGCACGTCGCCGGGATCCGCATCGAAGGCGGTGCCGGCGAGGTGCAGGGCTGGGCGCAACTGCAGCGGCACCGGATCGTCGGGGTCAGCGTCGAGGCGACCCTGCGCGACCTGCGCTTGAGCGGCGCCGCGCTGGCCGCTGGCGGCGCCCGGCCGCAGACCGCATTCACCACGCTGCGCACTGCGGCGCGCTGGCGGCAGATCGACGGCGGCTGGCGGCTGGATGCGCCGCGGTTGCAGATCGGCCAGGCCGGGCAGCCGCTGCAGCGCCTGGACGGGCTGACCGTGGCCGGCGGGCGCCGCTTCGCGCTGCTCGGCGAGCGTCTGGATGCGGCGCCGCTGCTGGCGGTGGCCGCGCTCGATGAGCGCCTGCCGCCGCGCCTGCGGGCCTGGCTGTACGCCGCGCGGCCGCGACTGCAGCTGACCCAGGTGGCGCTGACCGGCAGTGCCGGCGGGCCACTGTATGCGCGCGGACGCCTGGCCGAACTGGCATTCGCGCCGGTCGGGCAGGCGCCCGGGGTGAGCGGGCTGCGCGGCCGTTTCGATGGCGACGCGCAGGGCGCGGAGCTGGCGCTGGACGCCGCCAGCCCGGTGCGCCTCGACTGGCCCAGCGGGTTCGGCGTGGTCCACGAGATCCGCCTGGCCGGGCGCATCGTGGCGTTCCGCGACGGCGACCAGGTGCGTGTGGCGACGCCGGCGCTGCGCGTGCAGGGCGCCGATTACGGTGCCGACCTCCGCGGTGGACTGCGCTTCCAGAGCGACGGCTCGCGGCCGTGGATCGACCTGGCCGCCGACCTGCAGGACGCGCCGGTGGTGGCGGCGAAGAAGTTCTGGGTGCATTCGAAGATGAGCAAGGCGGCCACCGACTGGCTGGACGCCGCGTTGCAGGGCGGGCGTCTGCGCGACGGGCATGTGCTGGTGTCCGGCGACCTGGAGCAGTGGCCGTTCGTCGACCGCAACGGCCGCTTCGAGGCCAGCGCGCGGCTGGAGGATGCCAAGGTCCGTTTCCAGCGCGAATGGCCGGCAGTGGAGAAGGTGGACGCCGGCGTCGTCTTCCTCGGCAACGGCTTCGAGGTCCATGGCCGCGGCGAGATGGGCGGGGTGCCGGTGGAGCGGCTGTCGGCGACGCTGCCGGACTACAGGCAGGGCCAGCTCGGCGTGCTGGCCAGCAGCCGCGCCGAGACCGGCAAGCTGCTGGCGATGCTGCGCGAGAGTCCACTGCGCAAGCGCTACGGCGACACCCTGGACGCGCTCAGCGCCTCCGGCCCGGCCGAGGTGAGCTTCGACCTGCTGCAGCCGCTGCGCGCCGACGTCGGCGGCCATCACCTGCGCGGCAGGATCGAACTGCTCGGCGCGCGTATCGTCGACAGCCGCTCGGACGTGGCCTTCGACGACGTGCGCGGCAGCGCCGACTACCGCGACACCGGATTCGAGGCGCCGAAGCTGGCGGTGCTGCAGGACGGCCATCCGGGCGAGCTGGCGCTGCGTGCCGGCGACGGCGTGAGCGATCCGCAGCAGGCGTTCGAGGCGGCATTGAGCGTGTCGGTGGATGCCGACGAACTGCTCGATCGGGCGCCGGAAATGGCCTGGCTCAAGCCCTACGTGCAGGGCCGCTCGCGGTGGAACATCGGCGTGGCCCTGCCCAAGACCGCCGCCGGCGTGGCGCAGCCGCCGACCCGCCTGCAGCTGCACTCGGACCTGGTCGGCACCGAACTGCTGCTGCCGGCGCCGATGGACAAGGGCGTGGCCGCACCGCTGGCGACCTCGGTCGCCATGCCGCTGCCGGTCGGCAGCGGGCGCATCGAGGTCGCCTTCGGCAAGCTGATGGCGCTGGTCGCGCGCAGCCAGAACGGCAAGACCGGGGTCAAGGTGGTGATGGGCAGCGACCACGTGGCCGAGGACCCGCCCGGCAGCGGCCTGGTCGTGAGCGGACGCACCGGCTCGCTGAACGCGATCGACTGGATCGGCCTGGTCAGCGGCCCGGATCCGAACAAATCGACCGCGCCGGGCGCCGAGGACCCGATGCCGCTGCGCCAGATCGACGTGCTCGCCGACCACCTGCTGCTGCTCGGCGGCGTGTTCGACAACACCCGCCTGCGGCTGCAGCCGCAGGCCGACACGGTGGCGGTGCACCTGGACGGACCGGCGCTGGCCGGCGAGCTCAGTGTGCCGAGCAAGGACGGCGGCGTGCTCGGCGGCCGCCTGGCGCGAGTGCACTGGCGCGCCGCGCTGGCGGCCGCCCCGGCGGCCGTGGCCGCCAGCGCAGCCGACGCGGCGACCGCTTCCGCGCCCGCGGTGGCTGCCGCGGCGGTGCGGCCGCTGGCCGAGGCGATCGACCCGGCCTCGATCCCGGCGCTGGCGCTGGACGTGGACGACCTGCGCTTTGGCGCGATGAATCTCGGCGTGGCCTCGCTGCGCACCCGCAAGCTGGCCGACGGCCTGCGCGTGGACCAGCTGCACCTGCGTTCGGACAAGCAGAAGATCGACATCAGCGGCGACTGGCGCGGCAAGGGCGCCACCGCGCGGACCCAGCTCATCGCCAGCGTGGACAGCCAGGACCTGGGCGCACTGATGCAGGACCTGGACTACGGCGGCCAGCTGCGCGGCGGCGACGGCACGCTGACGCTGCGCGCCGCCTGGCCCGGCGACCCGGCCGGGTTCCAGCTGGCCACGCTGCAGGGCCAGCTCGACGTGGCCGCGCGCAACGGCCAATTGCTGGAACTCAATCCCGGCGCTGGCCGCGTGCTCGGCCTGCTCAGCGTGGCGCAGCTGCCGCGCCGGCTGATGTTAGATTTCCGCGACTTCTTCTCCAAGGGCTTCGCGTTCAACCGTATCGACGGCCAGGTGCAGTTCGGCGACGGCGTCGCGCGCAGCGACGCGATGCTGATCGACGGCCCCGCCGCGGAGATCAAGGTGCGCGGGCAGGCCGATCTGCGCGCGCAGCAGTTCGACCAGACCATCGACGTCAATCCCAAATCCGGCAACTTGCTGACCGTGGTCGGCGCGGTCGCCGGCGGCCCGGTCGGCGCGGCGGTCGGTGCGGCCGCCAACGCGGTGCTGGGCAAGCCGCTGGGCGCGATCGGCGCGCGCACCTACCGCGTCACCGGCCCGTGGAAGGACCCGAAGGTGGAGGTGATCGAGCGCGAATCCTCGCGCCCGCCCGCGCCGTCGGCGGCTGCCGGCAGTCCCTGA